One Candidatus Polarisedimenticolia bacterium genomic window carries:
- a CDS encoding sulfatase-like hydrolase/transferase, with the protein LDNLRDTGELDNTLLFYIVGDNGSSAEGGPDGTYNEMLALNGIVSNVSSQLSHLEEWGSPSTFPHFAVGWALAGDTPFQWTKQVASHFGGTRNAMVISWPAGIPNAHGELRSQFHHVIDVAPTVLEAAGIPEPKIVDGTKQYPMDGISMVYTFADAKAPDRRKTQYFEMFGNRAIYHEGWVAATRHSIPWLMAENPPFDKDRWELYNIDEDFSEANDLAAQNPEKLKELQEVFTKEAIHNHVYPLDDRRSERFDAEIAGRPDLMGTRTSLTLHEGMTGMMENAFISVKRRPYSVTAELEIPKGGANGVILAQAGRFGGWSLYMKGGRVNEVYNYGGLEWTKVSSPQPLSPGTHTVLYEFVPDSPQPGAGGTSRLSVDGKQVGEAKVPKTMPYAFSADEGADVGMDNETPVSNDYKEGDNRFTGRILKVTVETKKPS; encoded by the coding sequence CTCGACAACCTGCGCGACACGGGGGAGCTGGACAACACGCTGCTCTTCTACATCGTCGGGGACAATGGCTCGAGCGCCGAGGGGGGGCCGGACGGCACCTACAACGAGATGCTGGCGCTCAACGGCATCGTCAGCAACGTCAGCTCGCAGCTGTCGCACCTGGAGGAATGGGGATCGCCTTCGACCTTCCCGCACTTCGCGGTGGGCTGGGCGCTCGCGGGGGACACTCCCTTCCAGTGGACCAAGCAGGTCGCCTCGCACTTCGGCGGCACGCGCAATGCCATGGTGATCTCGTGGCCGGCCGGCATCCCGAACGCGCACGGCGAGCTGCGCTCGCAGTTCCACCACGTCATCGATGTAGCGCCGACGGTGCTGGAAGCGGCGGGAATCCCCGAGCCGAAGATCGTCGATGGCACGAAGCAGTACCCGATGGACGGCATCTCGATGGTCTACACCTTCGCCGACGCCAAGGCGCCCGATCGGCGCAAGACACAGTACTTCGAGATGTTCGGCAACCGCGCCATCTACCATGAAGGCTGGGTGGCGGCGACGCGCCACTCGATCCCCTGGCTGATGGCGGAGAATCCCCCCTTCGATAAGGATCGCTGGGAGCTGTACAACATCGACGAGGACTTCAGCGAGGCGAACGACCTGGCGGCCCAGAACCCGGAGAAGCTCAAGGAGCTGCAGGAAGTCTTCACGAAGGAGGCGATCCACAACCACGTCTACCCGCTGGATGACCGGCGCTCCGAGCGCTTCGACGCCGAGATCGCCGGGCGACCCGACCTGATGGGGACGCGCACCTCTCTCACTCTCCACGAAGGGATGACCGGCATGATGGAGAACGCCTTCATCAGCGTGAAGCGCCGCCCCTACAGCGTCACGGCCGAGCTGGAGATCCCGAAGGGGGGCGCCAACGGCGTGATCCTGGCGCAGGCGGGACGCTTCGGCGGCTGGAGCCTCTACATGAAAGGAGGGCGCGTCAACGAGGTCTACAACTACGGCGGGCTGGAGTGGACCAAGGTCTCCTCACCCCAGCCGCTCTCGCCCGGCACGCACACGGTGCTCTACGAGTTCGTCCCGGACAGTCCGCAGCCGGGCGCCGGCGGGACGAGCCGCCTGAGCGTCGACGGCAAACAGGTGGGTGAAGCCAAGGTGCCGAAGACGATGCCTTACGCCTTCTCGGCCGACGAAGGGGCCGACGTCGGGATGGACAACGAAACCCCCGTCAGCAACGACTATAAGGAAGGCGATAACCGCTTCACCGGCAGGATCCTCAAGGTGACGGTCGAGACGAAGAAGCCCTCCTGA
- a CDS encoding hemerythrin domain-containing protein: MSEVTRSTINLSNIEPERRPALVLEQFKLLPEGGELVLILGRERLQVLERLQSEQAGKYEWSILEEGPEGSSVLLTRHAASDRRAVSPAACMEWDHDRLDSLLAAHGEALASGKMDEAAQRFREFSAGLRHHIRMEEEVLFPAFERRVHSGECGPTGVMRHEHRIIESLLDRMAAVLGWPIPGVAELESLRGDLIELLSEHNAKEEHIVYPLTDLHHPGPERQDLICRMQAV, translated from the coding sequence ATGAGCGAGGTGACCCGCAGCACAATCAATTTGAGCAATATCGAGCCGGAGCGGCGTCCGGCGCTCGTCCTGGAGCAGTTCAAGCTGCTTCCGGAAGGCGGAGAGCTGGTTCTAATCCTCGGTCGGGAGCGGCTGCAGGTCCTGGAGCGGCTGCAGTCGGAGCAGGCGGGGAAATACGAATGGTCCATCCTCGAGGAAGGACCGGAAGGCAGCTCGGTTCTTCTGACACGGCATGCGGCCTCCGATCGGAGAGCTGTCAGCCCGGCGGCCTGCATGGAGTGGGATCACGACCGCCTCGATTCGCTGCTGGCGGCCCACGGAGAAGCGCTGGCGTCAGGAAAGATGGACGAGGCGGCGCAGCGCTTCCGGGAGTTCAGCGCCGGCTTGCGGCATCACATCCGCATGGAGGAGGAGGTGCTGTTCCCGGCCTTCGAGCGCAGGGTGCACTCGGGTGAGTGCGGTCCCACCGGTGTCATGCGACACGAGCATCGCATCATCGAGTCGCTGCTCGATCGAATGGCGGCGGTCCTTGGCTGGCCGATCCCGGGCGTCGCCGAGCTCGAATCGCTGCGCGGCGATCTGATCGAGCTCCTCAGCGAGCACAATGCCAAGGAAGAGCACATCGTCTATCCGCTCACCGACCTGCACCATCCCGGCCCCGAGCGGCAGGACCTGATCTGTCGGATGCAGGCGGTCTGA
- a CDS encoding alginate export family protein → MRITRILLAGLIASLWLPSGITAQEEEKKPVQWKISGEARVRPEWRDNQDLIDDADDRMSQVFMRLRIGVEALIQDNFRVFVQAQDSRVWGEEASTASNEKNLDIHQGYLEAKNLGVKGLSFSVGRQEWFYGEHRLIGNYNWNNVGRSFDGIRVRWGSERFTADGLWAEISNRVSAGATNGSDLFGVYTQTRPRPGGEYEGYALGFSDRIEVAGETGILGPSKVYALGGRVKDRFGGFDFVVEAVLERGEFHGDDLDANAAATQIGWTWGSSKKLRAFAGYDYATGDQDNTDGEQNQFFNFFPTNHPLYGYIDYEGWRNIDSPYAGISFGHGKHFYLAKAHRFRLESRFGPWQDASGNVLGFDPTGASGDDVGDEVDLLYRYDWLEKAKVEIGVSRFMPGRFAESTRGDDASDWGYVQLTLGF, encoded by the coding sequence ATGAGGATCACGCGAATCCTGCTCGCCGGACTGATTGCAAGCCTCTGGCTGCCTTCAGGAATTACCGCCCAGGAAGAGGAGAAGAAGCCGGTCCAATGGAAGATCAGCGGCGAAGCCCGGGTGCGTCCCGAATGGCGCGACAACCAGGACCTCATCGACGACGCCGACGACCGGATGAGCCAGGTCTTCATGCGGCTCCGCATCGGGGTGGAAGCGCTAATCCAGGACAACTTCCGCGTCTTCGTGCAGGCGCAGGACTCCCGCGTCTGGGGCGAGGAGGCGAGCACTGCCTCCAACGAGAAGAACCTCGACATCCACCAGGGCTACCTGGAGGCGAAGAACCTCGGCGTCAAGGGGCTCTCATTCTCAGTGGGCCGGCAGGAGTGGTTCTACGGCGAGCACCGGCTCATCGGCAACTACAACTGGAACAATGTCGGTCGATCGTTCGACGGCATCCGGGTGCGCTGGGGGAGCGAGCGCTTCACCGCGGACGGGTTGTGGGCCGAGATCTCCAACCGGGTCTCGGCCGGCGCGACCAACGGCAGCGACCTGTTCGGAGTCTACACGCAGACGCGGCCGCGCCCGGGCGGCGAGTACGAGGGTTACGCCCTGGGGTTCTCGGATCGGATCGAAGTTGCTGGCGAAACGGGGATCCTGGGGCCCTCGAAAGTCTACGCGCTCGGGGGCCGGGTGAAGGATCGCTTCGGCGGCTTCGATTTCGTGGTGGAAGCGGTGCTCGAGCGCGGCGAGTTCCACGGAGACGATCTCGACGCGAATGCGGCGGCAACGCAAATCGGCTGGACCTGGGGAAGCTCGAAGAAGCTGCGGGCTTTCGCGGGCTACGACTACGCCACCGGCGACCAGGACAACACCGACGGCGAGCAGAACCAGTTCTTCAATTTCTTCCCCACCAACCATCCCCTCTACGGCTACATCGACTACGAAGGGTGGCGCAACATCGACAGCCCCTATGCGGGGATCTCCTTTGGCCACGGAAAGCATTTCTACCTGGCGAAGGCGCACCGCTTCCGCCTCGAGTCGCGCTTCGGGCCCTGGCAGGATGCCTCGGGGAACGTCCTCGGATTCGATCCGACCGGAGCGTCGGGCGACGACGTCGGCGACGAGGTGGATCTCCTCTACCGCTATGACTGGCTGGAGAAGGCGAAGGTGGAGATCGGAGTCAGCCGCTTCATGCCGGGGCGCTTCGCCGAGTCGACCCGTGGAGATGACGCCTCCGACTGGGGCTACGTGCAGCTGACGCTCGGTTTCTAG